One part of the Anaeromyxobacter sp. Fw109-5 genome encodes these proteins:
- a CDS encoding DNA-3-methyladenine glycosylase — protein MRVPEPFDLDLTVRSHGWYDLPPWRYDPARRVLGRPLLLAGGRTVYAEVAAGQGGLAFRALAEGRLGPAEARAARAAMRTCLSLDEDLSGFHARAAALEARRAEGRAKDLPDLRWALARGAGRLLRSPTVFEDAVKTLCTTNCSWALTRAMVSRLCDALGATAPLGTRAFPTPSAMASMPERFYRDEIRAGYRAPFLAALARDVASGALDLEGLRGTAEPTDALARRIRALAGFGPYATEHLLRLLGRHDHLALDAWTRPALARLRGRRRVPTDRALRRWYAPYGEFAGLAMWLEVTADWHDGLPAWPP, from the coding sequence GTGCGAGTACCCGAGCCCTTCGACCTCGACCTCACGGTCCGCAGCCATGGCTGGTACGACCTGCCGCCGTGGCGATACGACCCGGCGCGCCGCGTGCTCGGCCGCCCGCTCCTCCTCGCGGGAGGGAGGACGGTCTACGCGGAGGTCGCGGCGGGGCAGGGCGGGCTCGCGTTCCGCGCGCTGGCCGAGGGGCGGCTCGGCCCGGCCGAGGCGCGCGCCGCGCGGGCGGCGATGCGGACCTGCCTGTCGCTCGACGAGGATCTCTCCGGGTTCCACGCCCGGGCCGCCGCGCTCGAGGCGCGCCGCGCGGAGGGCCGGGCGAAGGACCTGCCCGATCTCCGCTGGGCGCTGGCGCGCGGCGCGGGACGGCTGCTCCGCTCCCCGACCGTGTTCGAGGACGCGGTGAAGACCCTCTGCACCACCAACTGCTCATGGGCGCTCACGCGCGCGATGGTCTCGCGCCTGTGCGACGCGCTCGGCGCGACCGCGCCGCTCGGTACGCGGGCGTTCCCCACCCCCTCCGCGATGGCGTCGATGCCGGAGCGCTTCTACCGGGACGAGATCCGCGCCGGGTACCGCGCTCCCTTCCTCGCGGCGCTCGCCCGCGACGTCGCCTCGGGCGCCCTGGACCTCGAGGGGCTCCGCGGGACGGCGGAGCCGACCGACGCGCTCGCGCGGCGCATTCGCGCCCTCGCCGGGTTCGGCCCGTACGCGACCGAGCACCTCCTGCGGCTGCTCGGCAGGCACGATCACCTCGCGCTCGACGCCTGGACCCGCCCGGCCCTCGCGCGGCTGCGCGGGCGCCGCCGCGTCCCGACGGATCGGGCCCTGCGCCGCTGGTACGCGCCGTACGGGGAGTTCGCGGGCCTCGCGATGTGGCTCGAGGTCACCGCCGACTGGCACGACGGTCTGCCGGCCTGGCCGCCCTGA
- a CDS encoding adenine phosphoribosyltransferase gives MEAVRARIRDVPDFPQKGIVFKDITPVLADPTTFREVIDAFVARWKDERISKVVGIESRGFLFAAPLAYALGAGLTIARKPGKLPWETIREVYSLEYGENSLELHIDAVKAGERVLVVDDVLATGGTADAVGRLVTRQGATLVAYSFLVELGFLGGAKRLGREHVHALLSY, from the coding sequence ATGGAAGCCGTCCGCGCCCGCATCCGAGACGTCCCCGACTTCCCGCAGAAGGGGATCGTCTTCAAGGACATCACCCCGGTCCTCGCCGATCCCACCACCTTCCGCGAGGTCATCGACGCCTTCGTCGCGCGCTGGAAGGACGAGCGGATCTCGAAGGTCGTGGGCATCGAGTCGCGCGGCTTCCTCTTCGCGGCGCCGCTCGCGTACGCGCTCGGCGCGGGGCTCACCATCGCGCGCAAGCCGGGCAAGCTCCCCTGGGAGACCATCCGGGAGGTCTACTCCCTGGAGTACGGCGAGAACTCCCTCGAGCTGCACATCGACGCGGTGAAGGCGGGCGAGCGCGTCCTGGTCGTGGACGACGTGCTCGCGACGGGCGGCACCGCCGACGCGGTCGGCCGGCTCGTCACGCGTCAGGGCGCGACGCTCGTCGCCTACTCGTTCCTCGTCGAGCTCGGGTTCCTCGGCGGTGCGAAGCGGCTCGGCCGCGAGCACGTCCACGCGCTCCTCTCGTACTGA
- a CDS encoding oxidoreductase, whose amino-acid sequence MTGPTAHALVPVLAAWDETTTFRGLRIALPPSLAAAHVLPGQVVKIRTDAGEGFFALASAPDPAGPADLLVKRGGHVADAVIARAVPGERLELTPPFGKGFPVHEAEGKDVLLFAAGSAIAPVRALVQHLVRARERFGRVTLFYGQRHGGEFAYLGEHLAWERRGVRVILCPSGADDAWQGLRGRVQEVARSLAFGGGPPTDAVAFASGMTAMVEDVRRTLARAGIPPERVHANF is encoded by the coding sequence ATGACGGGGCCCACAGCACACGCCCTCGTGCCGGTGCTCGCGGCCTGGGACGAGACCACGACCTTCCGGGGGCTGCGGATCGCGCTGCCGCCGTCGCTCGCGGCCGCGCACGTGCTCCCCGGGCAGGTGGTGAAGATCCGGACGGATGCCGGCGAGGGCTTCTTCGCGCTCGCCAGCGCGCCCGATCCCGCCGGGCCAGCCGACCTGCTCGTCAAGCGCGGTGGGCACGTCGCCGACGCGGTGATCGCGCGGGCCGTCCCCGGTGAACGGCTCGAGCTGACGCCGCCCTTCGGCAAGGGGTTCCCCGTCCACGAGGCCGAGGGCAAGGACGTGCTCCTCTTCGCCGCCGGCTCCGCGATCGCGCCCGTGCGCGCCCTCGTGCAGCACCTCGTGCGGGCGCGAGAGCGCTTCGGGCGAGTGACCCTCTTCTACGGCCAGCGGCACGGCGGCGAGTTCGCCTACCTGGGCGAGCACCTCGCCTGGGAACGCCGCGGCGTGCGCGTGATCCTGTGTCCCTCGGGGGCCGACGACGCCTGGCAGGGCCTCCGCGGGCGCGTCCAGGAGGTTGCGCGATCGCTCGCCTTCGGCGGCGGCCCGCCGACCGACGCGGTGGCCTTCGCCTCCGGGATGACGGCGATGGTGGAGGACGTGCGGCGGACGCTCGCGCGGGCGGGGATCCCGCCCGAGCGCGTCCACGCGAACTTCTAG
- a CDS encoding Lrp/AsnC ligand binding domain-containing protein, with translation MKAAFVLVKCELGSLEEVANAIMEIEGVSEVHSVTGEYDLLVKLYAPAYEAFGDLIPDRLQKVPGVKHTQTMLAFRAFKPMA, from the coding sequence ATGAAGGCAGCGTTCGTTCTGGTGAAGTGCGAGCTGGGCAGCCTCGAGGAGGTCGCGAACGCGATCATGGAGATCGAGGGCGTCTCGGAGGTGCACTCCGTCACCGGAGAGTACGACCTGCTCGTGAAGCTGTACGCGCCCGCCTACGAGGCGTTCGGGGACCTCATCCCCGATCGCCTGCAGAAGGTGCCCGGCGTGAAGCACACCCAGACCATGCTCGCGTTCCGGGCGTTCAAGCCCATGGCGTGA
- the secA gene encoding preprotein translocase subunit SecA → MVNYVLRKMLGTKNERELKRLRPLVARVSELEPRMKALSDADFPRLTAEWKQQVRNGRPLDDLMPEAFALVREAGVRALGMRHFDVQLIGGAVLHSGRIAEMKTGEGKTLVATLPSVLNALSGRGVHVVTVNDYLARRDSEWMGRLYRFCGLTTGVIVHGLTDRERQDAYHSDITYGQNNEFGFDYLRDNMKFRLQDYVQGELNFAIVDEVDSILIDEARTPLIISGPSDESSDLYYRVNQVIPSMIRDQDFTVDEKSRTIVMSDSGVEKMEKKLGVQNLYDPNAIETLHHVEQALRAHHLYRNEVDYVVKNGEVLIVDEFTGRLMPGRRWSDGLHQAVEAKEGVKIEAENQTLATISFQNYFRMYSKLAGMTGTADTEAEEFAKTYNLDVVVVPTNKKNVRKDSEDVVYKTEREKFGALCDEIETRHKKGQPVLVGTVSVAKSEVVSSLLKRRGVPHDVLNAKHHQREAEIVAQAGRKGSVTISTNMAGRGTDIILGGNAEMMAKHEVGPEPDLPMEGEAEESFLARKQEWARRLEETRERLRGQTATEHDEVVALGGLHIVGTERHESRRIDNQLRGRAGRQGDPGSSIFYLSLEDELMRIFGSERIQGLMSRMGMKEGEQIEHPWLTKAIEGAQKKVEGHNFDIRKNLLEYDDVMNQQRRSVYRLRRMVLGFGAGVPVVEYDEEPKTRKKTRREQVFTWGDQREHVLDLIEDLVFDMVGASCPNRLSDWNLDGLSSMVKEQFGVEMKFAPPSGKAADARREIEEQVYAVVEKAYRQKEEELGIGPDGEPVLRRYEQWLYLQAIDQQWKDHLLSMDHLRQGIGLRGYGQKDPKQEYKKEGYEMFVQMTWRVKSAVIGNLLRLQLVRQETAEEIEQKRLAAQRRAMQRITETHAAAAGDGEEKPRPKQETVVRTQPKVGRNDPCPCGSGKKYKKCHGATEAAV, encoded by the coding sequence GTGGTCAACTACGTCCTACGAAAGATGCTCGGCACGAAGAACGAGCGCGAGCTCAAGCGGTTGCGCCCGCTCGTCGCCCGCGTCAGCGAGCTCGAGCCGCGCATGAAGGCGCTCTCCGACGCCGACTTCCCGCGGCTCACCGCCGAGTGGAAGCAGCAGGTGCGCAACGGGAGGCCGCTCGACGACCTGATGCCCGAGGCCTTCGCGCTGGTGCGCGAGGCGGGCGTGCGCGCGCTGGGGATGCGCCACTTCGACGTGCAGCTCATCGGCGGGGCGGTCCTCCACTCCGGCCGGATCGCCGAGATGAAGACCGGCGAGGGCAAGACCCTCGTCGCGACGCTCCCCTCGGTGCTGAACGCGCTCTCCGGGCGCGGCGTCCACGTGGTGACGGTGAACGACTACCTCGCCCGCCGCGACTCGGAGTGGATGGGGCGGCTGTACCGGTTCTGCGGCCTCACGACCGGCGTGATCGTGCACGGCCTCACCGACCGCGAGCGGCAGGACGCCTACCACTCGGACATCACCTACGGGCAGAACAACGAGTTCGGCTTCGACTACCTGCGCGACAACATGAAGTTCCGCCTGCAGGACTACGTGCAGGGGGAGCTCAACTTCGCGATCGTCGACGAGGTGGACTCGATCCTCATCGACGAGGCGCGCACCCCGCTCATCATCTCGGGGCCGTCCGACGAGTCGTCGGACCTGTACTACCGGGTCAACCAGGTCATCCCCTCGATGATCCGGGACCAGGACTTCACGGTCGACGAGAAGAGCAGGACGATCGTGATGAGCGACTCGGGCGTCGAGAAGATGGAGAAGAAGCTCGGGGTCCAGAACCTCTACGATCCGAACGCCATCGAGACGCTGCACCACGTCGAGCAGGCGCTCCGCGCGCACCACCTGTACCGGAACGAGGTCGACTACGTCGTCAAGAACGGCGAGGTGCTCATCGTCGACGAGTTCACCGGCCGCCTCATGCCGGGCCGGCGCTGGTCGGACGGCCTGCACCAGGCGGTGGAGGCGAAGGAGGGCGTCAAGATCGAGGCGGAGAACCAGACCCTCGCCACGATCTCCTTCCAGAACTACTTCCGCATGTACTCGAAGCTCGCGGGCATGACCGGCACCGCGGACACCGAGGCGGAGGAGTTCGCGAAGACCTACAACCTCGACGTCGTCGTCGTCCCGACCAACAAGAAGAACGTCCGCAAGGACTCGGAGGACGTCGTCTACAAGACCGAGCGCGAGAAGTTCGGGGCGCTCTGCGACGAGATCGAGACGCGGCACAAGAAGGGGCAGCCCGTCCTCGTCGGCACGGTGTCCGTCGCGAAGAGCGAGGTCGTCTCGAGCCTGCTCAAGCGCCGCGGGGTGCCGCACGACGTCCTGAACGCGAAGCACCACCAGCGCGAGGCCGAGATCGTCGCGCAGGCGGGGCGCAAGGGCTCGGTCACCATCTCCACCAACATGGCGGGCCGCGGCACCGACATCATCCTCGGCGGCAACGCCGAGATGATGGCGAAGCACGAGGTGGGTCCGGAGCCGGACCTGCCGATGGAGGGGGAGGCCGAGGAGTCGTTCCTCGCCCGCAAGCAGGAGTGGGCGCGGCGCCTCGAGGAGACGAGGGAGCGGCTGCGCGGGCAGACGGCGACGGAGCACGACGAGGTCGTCGCGCTCGGTGGCCTGCACATCGTCGGCACCGAGCGGCACGAGTCCCGCCGCATCGACAACCAGCTGCGCGGTCGCGCCGGCCGCCAGGGCGACCCGGGCTCGTCGATCTTCTACCTGTCCCTCGAGGACGAGCTCATGCGCATCTTCGGATCCGAGCGGATCCAGGGGCTCATGAGCCGCATGGGCATGAAGGAGGGGGAGCAGATCGAGCACCCCTGGCTCACGAAGGCCATCGAGGGCGCGCAGAAGAAGGTCGAGGGGCACAACTTCGACATCCGCAAGAACCTGCTCGAGTACGACGACGTCATGAACCAGCAGCGCCGGTCGGTCTACCGGCTGCGGCGCATGGTGCTCGGCTTCGGGGCGGGCGTCCCGGTGGTGGAGTACGACGAGGAGCCGAAGACGCGGAAGAAGACGCGCCGCGAGCAGGTCTTCACCTGGGGAGATCAGCGCGAGCACGTGCTCGATCTCATCGAGGACCTGGTGTTCGACATGGTCGGCGCGAGCTGCCCGAACCGGCTCTCGGACTGGAACCTCGACGGGCTCTCCTCGATGGTGAAGGAGCAGTTCGGCGTCGAGATGAAGTTCGCGCCCCCCTCGGGCAAGGCCGCCGACGCGCGCCGCGAGATCGAGGAGCAGGTCTACGCGGTCGTCGAGAAGGCCTACCGCCAGAAGGAGGAGGAGCTCGGGATCGGCCCGGACGGCGAGCCGGTGCTCCGGCGCTACGAGCAGTGGCTGTACCTGCAGGCCATCGACCAGCAGTGGAAGGACCACCTGCTCTCGATGGACCACCTGCGCCAGGGGATCGGCCTGCGCGGCTACGGCCAGAAGGACCCGAAGCAGGAGTACAAGAAGGAAGGCTACGAGATGTTCGTGCAGATGACCTGGCGCGTGAAGAGCGCGGTCATCGGCAACCTCCTCCGCCTCCAGCTCGTCCGCCAGGAGACCGCCGAGGAGATCGAGCAGAAGCGGCTCGCCGCGCAGCGACGCGCGATGCAGCGCATCACCGAGACGCACGCCGCCGCGGCGGGCGACGGGGAGGAGAAGCCCCGCCCCAAGCAGGAGACCGTGGTCCGCACGCAGCCCAAGGTCGGGCGGAACGACCCGTGCCCCTGCGGCTCGGGCAAGAAGTACAAGAAGTGCCACGGCGCGACGGAGGCGGCCGTCTAG
- a CDS encoding CHAP domain-containing protein, whose translation MTLVRSAAIAALLLAACAGPGRWTRDEGAFAELQARLAARGASFVGHTGSFEIAGERFNADCSGFVQAVYEAEGVPLRRLAAAAAPGERSGVAALYRAVQRYGVVFGGGGAWPEPGDLVFWHDTYDRNRDGTRGDRFTHVGIVERVERGTVVFVHRGGRSVARGVMTPDRPGEASDGERELNSAIRSSARGRGGRPGDQEKLLAGALFAGYARLAPRRVPAELARAGR comes from the coding sequence GTGACGCTCGTCCGCTCGGCAGCGATCGCGGCGCTCCTGCTCGCCGCCTGCGCGGGGCCGGGGCGCTGGACCCGGGACGAGGGGGCGTTCGCCGAGCTGCAGGCGCGGCTCGCCGCCCGCGGGGCGTCGTTCGTCGGCCACACCGGCAGCTTCGAGATCGCCGGGGAGCGGTTCAACGCGGACTGCTCGGGGTTCGTCCAGGCGGTGTACGAGGCGGAGGGTGTGCCGCTCCGCCGGCTGGCGGCAGCGGCGGCGCCGGGCGAGCGCTCGGGGGTCGCCGCGCTCTACCGCGCCGTGCAGCGCTACGGCGTCGTCTTCGGCGGCGGCGGCGCCTGGCCTGAGCCCGGCGATCTGGTGTTCTGGCACGACACGTACGATCGGAACCGGGACGGCACGCGCGGCGACCGCTTCACCCACGTCGGCATCGTCGAGCGCGTGGAGCGCGGCACCGTCGTGTTCGTCCACCGCGGCGGGCGCTCCGTGGCGCGCGGCGTCATGACGCCCGACCGCCCCGGGGAGGCCTCCGACGGGGAGCGGGAGCTGAACAGCGCGATCCGCAGCTCGGCCAGGGGCCGCGGAGGGCGCCCGGGCGACCAGGAGAAGCTGCTCGCCGGCGCGCTGTTCGCCGGCTACGCGCGCCTCGCCCCGCGCCGCGTCCCCGCCGAGCTCGCGCGCGCGGGTCGTTGA
- a CDS encoding M23 family metallopeptidase: MRGVTRGAAALVLALAACAPPPSLAPRGSSPEAPAAAAPPRGALPVPLEAPPHHEEPGLAGVVHVVRRGETIYRIAKSYGVDPADLLESNGISDPRAVAAGTELFVPGASRVVELSPADGAAAAPAPAAAPLPPAPSTPTAPGAAPEPPRPARAPAAAREDGGTPLAWPLKGVLYGRYGVRAGQRHDGIDIAAPEGAPVRAAAEGTVIFAGDQPGYGALVILKHANDLVTLYAHNSRVLVKDGQRVSRGDPIARVGQTGRTTGPHLHFEVRQGTRPRNPLLFLP, encoded by the coding sequence GTGAGGGGCGTCACGCGCGGCGCCGCCGCGCTCGTCCTCGCGCTCGCCGCCTGCGCTCCCCCGCCCTCGCTCGCGCCGCGCGGTTCCTCCCCGGAGGCCCCGGCTGCGGCGGCACCGCCGCGCGGCGCGCTGCCGGTCCCGCTCGAGGCCCCCCCGCATCACGAGGAGCCGGGCCTCGCCGGCGTCGTGCACGTCGTCCGGCGCGGCGAGACCATCTACCGCATCGCCAAGAGCTACGGCGTGGACCCCGCGGACCTCCTCGAGTCGAACGGGATCTCCGACCCCCGGGCGGTCGCCGCTGGCACGGAGCTGTTCGTGCCCGGCGCGAGCCGCGTCGTGGAGCTCTCCCCGGCGGACGGCGCCGCCGCCGCGCCCGCCCCGGCCGCCGCGCCGCTCCCGCCCGCCCCCTCCACCCCGACCGCCCCCGGCGCAGCGCCAGAGCCGCCCCGCCCCGCTCGCGCCCCGGCCGCCGCGCGCGAGGACGGCGGCACGCCGCTGGCGTGGCCGCTGAAGGGGGTGCTCTACGGCCGCTACGGCGTGCGGGCCGGACAGCGGCACGACGGGATCGACATCGCCGCCCCGGAGGGCGCGCCGGTGCGCGCCGCCGCCGAAGGGACCGTCATCTTCGCGGGCGACCAGCCCGGCTACGGGGCGCTCGTCATCCTGAAGCACGCGAACGATCTCGTGACGCTGTACGCCCACAACTCGCGCGTGCTGGTGAAGGACGGCCAACGGGTCTCGCGCGGCGACCCGATCGCGCGCGTCGGCCAGACCGGGCGGACGACCGGACCCCACCTGCACTTCGAGGTGCGCCAGGGGACCCGGCCGCGCAACCCACTCCTCTTCCTCCCCTAG
- a CDS encoding cyclic nucleotide-binding/CBS domain-containing protein: MIQEREAAGELEPLEGDEGEPDVGRDRHVGRELLRTPLAEVKRGEPVTVAPDATVAEGIALMRERRVSALLVVANDDGRRLAGIFTERDLLERALPVPGYAGAPIAQFMTRDPETLHPSDPVAYAVNKMSVGRFRHVPLVDGEGRPAGMFSIRDLADFVVELCAEEVLNLPPEPELAMHPRPEGE, encoded by the coding sequence GTGATCCAGGAGCGCGAGGCAGCGGGCGAGCTCGAGCCGCTGGAGGGAGACGAGGGCGAGCCGGACGTCGGCCGCGACCGCCACGTGGGCCGGGAGCTGCTGCGGACGCCGCTCGCCGAGGTGAAGCGCGGCGAGCCGGTCACGGTCGCGCCCGACGCGACGGTGGCGGAGGGCATCGCGCTCATGCGGGAGCGACGCGTCTCCGCCCTGCTCGTCGTCGCGAACGACGACGGGAGACGGCTCGCCGGGATCTTCACGGAGCGCGACCTGCTGGAGCGGGCGCTGCCGGTCCCCGGGTACGCCGGCGCGCCGATCGCCCAGTTCATGACGCGGGACCCGGAGACGCTCCACCCGAGCGACCCCGTCGCCTACGCGGTGAACAAGATGAGCGTCGGGCGCTTCCGCCACGTGCCCCTCGTGGACGGCGAAGGTCGGCCCGCGGGCATGTTCTCGATCCGCGACCTCGCGGACTTCGTCGTGGAGCTCTGCGCGGAGGAGGTGCTGAACCTGCCGCCCGAGCCGGAGCTGGCGATGCATCCGCGGCCCGAGGGGGAGTGA
- a CDS encoding AI-2E family transporter, with product MPPPTHARRLLVSMLVVALALTAALVWPFWVAFFLAAVLSATLRRPMEWLARKLRGRREIAAAALTIAVLLAVVLPLAAIGTLIVGEVLDGVQFLRKLFASEGIGGILARLPDPLEQAARKVVAAIPEPQQQIKQIAQQGQQAAGVVATVISATGSAVFQVVMMLIALFFMLVDGSRLVGWLDRHVPLRPGLLRELIEDFSKTSVSVLTATLATAGIQTATALVGYLIARAPNLVFFTLATFVVALVPALGGAFMVVGVGLLLLATGHVLAGTFLVAWGAAVVSLIDNVARPYLLKGGMELHGGIVFFALIGGLATFGGIGLVLGPLIVTFLLAVLKMYEREYGRGVTPGVAPPPPPPAPPAP from the coding sequence ATGCCCCCGCCCACACACGCGCGCCGCCTGCTCGTCTCGATGCTCGTCGTCGCGCTCGCGCTCACGGCCGCCCTCGTCTGGCCGTTCTGGGTCGCGTTCTTCCTCGCCGCCGTGCTCTCCGCGACGCTGCGCCGCCCGATGGAGTGGCTGGCGCGCAAGCTGCGCGGCCGCCGGGAGATCGCCGCCGCCGCCCTCACCATCGCCGTGCTGCTCGCGGTGGTGCTGCCGCTCGCCGCGATCGGGACCCTGATCGTGGGGGAGGTGCTGGACGGCGTGCAGTTCCTCCGGAAGCTCTTCGCGAGCGAGGGGATCGGCGGGATCCTCGCGCGGCTCCCCGACCCGCTGGAGCAGGCGGCGCGCAAGGTCGTCGCGGCGATCCCCGAGCCGCAGCAGCAGATCAAGCAGATCGCCCAGCAAGGGCAGCAGGCCGCGGGGGTCGTCGCGACGGTGATCTCCGCGACGGGCAGCGCCGTCTTCCAGGTCGTGATGATGCTCATCGCGCTGTTCTTCATGCTCGTCGACGGCTCGCGCCTCGTCGGCTGGCTGGACCGGCACGTACCGCTCCGGCCCGGGCTGCTGCGCGAGCTCATCGAGGACTTCAGCAAGACGAGCGTCTCGGTGCTCACCGCGACCCTCGCGACGGCCGGCATCCAGACCGCCACCGCCCTGGTCGGCTACCTCATCGCGCGCGCGCCGAACCTCGTCTTCTTCACCCTCGCCACGTTCGTGGTCGCGCTCGTCCCCGCGCTCGGCGGCGCGTTCATGGTGGTCGGCGTCGGGCTCCTGCTGCTGGCGACGGGCCACGTCCTCGCGGGGACGTTCCTCGTCGCGTGGGGTGCCGCCGTCGTCTCGCTCATCGACAACGTCGCCCGGCCTTACCTGCTCAAGGGCGGGATGGAGCTGCACGGCGGGATCGTCTTCTTCGCCCTGATCGGCGGCCTCGCCACGTTCGGCGGGATCGGCCTCGTGCTGGGGCCGCTCATCGTGACCTTCCTGCTCGCCGTCCTGAAGATGTACGAGCGGGAGTACGGCCGCGGCGTGACCCCCGGTGTCGCGCCCCCGCCCCCTCCCCCGGCTCCGCCCGCCCCCTGA
- a CDS encoding BamA/TamA family outer membrane protein: MRPRSAALLLSALLLAGAPAAAAGATGEARGDGLHASDPQSGAVSPETPAEPTAKAASAAVAAPPRGVRGFGLPVLFWLPETKLGFGATGGLHLHLRGAPRASSVFAALVYTLEGQGSVDLAGDVTTKGGAFVGGRIRALHFPDVYYGLGPESHEGDREPFTRRTLEGYLVAEWPIAGPSLRAGPRVDFRAEEIQDIEPGGALAAGAVAGAGGFRGAGLGASITFDTRDGAFWPSRGAFAQAWYSLYPSALGDHGGAGRGLVEGRKFVPLGAGRVLGFAGIAEWSHGDVPFTMLPRLGSTRFLRGIREGRYRDRLAWAGQTELRLPVRGRLSATVFGALGDVASSPSDLGLGTIKVAGGAGLRWRLTDEGANIRLDVAVGPAGPEVYVLVLEAF, encoded by the coding sequence ATGCGACCTCGCTCCGCCGCACTGCTCCTCTCCGCGCTGCTCCTCGCCGGCGCCCCGGCCGCGGCGGCGGGCGCCACGGGAGAGGCCCGCGGCGACGGCCTCCACGCCTCCGATCCGCAGAGCGGCGCGGTGTCGCCGGAGACCCCGGCCGAGCCGACCGCGAAGGCCGCGTCGGCGGCGGTCGCCGCCCCGCCCCGCGGCGTGCGCGGCTTCGGCCTGCCGGTGCTCTTCTGGCTGCCGGAGACGAAGCTCGGGTTCGGCGCGACGGGTGGGCTGCACCTGCACCTCCGCGGAGCGCCGCGGGCTTCGTCGGTGTTCGCCGCCCTGGTCTACACGCTCGAGGGGCAGGGCTCGGTGGACCTCGCCGGCGACGTGACCACGAAGGGCGGCGCCTTCGTCGGTGGCCGCATCCGCGCGCTCCACTTCCCGGACGTCTACTACGGCCTCGGCCCGGAGTCGCACGAGGGCGATCGCGAGCCGTTCACCCGCCGCACGCTCGAGGGGTACCTCGTCGCCGAGTGGCCGATCGCCGGCCCGTCGCTGCGCGCCGGCCCGCGCGTCGACTTCCGCGCCGAGGAGATCCAGGACATCGAGCCAGGCGGCGCGCTCGCCGCGGGCGCCGTCGCGGGCGCCGGCGGGTTCCGCGGGGCAGGGCTCGGCGCCAGCATCACCTTCGACACGCGCGATGGTGCATTCTGGCCGTCGCGCGGCGCCTTCGCGCAGGCCTGGTACTCGCTCTACCCCTCCGCGCTCGGCGACCACGGCGGGGCCGGGCGCGGGCTCGTGGAGGGGCGCAAGTTCGTGCCGCTCGGCGCGGGCCGCGTCCTCGGCTTCGCCGGCATCGCCGAGTGGTCGCACGGCGACGTGCCGTTCACGATGCTGCCGCGGCTCGGCTCCACGCGCTTCCTGCGCGGCATCCGCGAGGGGCGCTACCGCGATCGGCTCGCGTGGGCGGGCCAGACGGAGCTGCGTCTCCCCGTGCGCGGGCGGCTCTCGGCCACCGTGTTCGGTGCGCTCGGCGACGTCGCGAGCTCCCCGAGCGACCTCGGGCTCGGCACCATCAAGGTCGCCGGCGGCGCCGGGCTGCGGTGGCGTCTGACCGACGAGGGCGCCAACATCCGGCTCGACGTCGCCGTCGGTCCCGCGGGCCCCGAGGTGTACGTGCTCGTCCTCGAGGCGTTCTGA
- a CDS encoding MBL fold metallo-hydrolase, with amino-acid sequence MSSPARTLKFLGTAGARFVVSTQLRHSGGLVWTLGGATLWVDPGPGALVRALASRPRVDPAKVDALLVTHRHLDHAGDATAVVEAMSRGGFAPRGTLLAPSDALDEEPVVFRYAQGFVARRLVLSEGSRHELAPGVVVETPLAHDHGIETYGYRLHAPGFTAGHVVDTFWMDALPRAYAGVDLLVVNTTRERGRDRRYLHLGADDAETLVAEIRPRLAVLTHLGMQLARGRAEELALEISQRTGVPTVAARDGWLLDLDALEGAAERRRIPARVRSDDAG; translated from the coding sequence GTGAGCTCGCCGGCACGGACCCTCAAGTTCCTCGGGACCGCTGGCGCGCGGTTCGTCGTCTCGACCCAGCTCCGCCACTCCGGCGGGCTCGTGTGGACGCTCGGCGGCGCGACGCTGTGGGTCGACCCCGGACCGGGCGCGCTGGTGCGCGCGCTCGCCTCGCGCCCGCGCGTCGATCCCGCGAAGGTGGACGCGCTCCTCGTGACGCACCGGCACCTCGATCACGCGGGGGACGCCACCGCGGTCGTCGAGGCGATGAGCCGCGGGGGCTTCGCGCCGCGGGGGACGCTCCTCGCGCCCAGCGACGCGCTCGACGAGGAGCCGGTGGTGTTCCGGTACGCGCAAGGCTTCGTGGCGCGCCGGCTGGTCCTCTCCGAGGGGAGCCGGCACGAGCTCGCGCCGGGAGTGGTCGTCGAGACGCCGCTCGCCCACGACCACGGCATCGAGACCTACGGGTATCGGCTCCACGCGCCCGGCTTCACGGCGGGTCACGTCGTGGACACGTTCTGGATGGACGCCCTGCCGCGCGCCTACGCGGGCGTCGACCTCCTCGTCGTGAACACCACCCGCGAGCGCGGGCGGGACCGCCGCTACCTGCACCTCGGCGCGGACGACGCCGAGACGCTCGTCGCCGAGATCCGGCCGCGGCTCGCCGTCCTCACGCACCTGGGGATGCAGCTCGCGCGCGGCCGGGCGGAGGAGCTCGCGCTCGAGATCTCGCAGCGGACGGGGGTCCCGACGGTGGCGGCCCGCGACGGGTGGCTGCTCGACCTGGACGCGCTGGAGGGCGCGGCGGAGCGGCGGAGGATCCCCGCTCGCGTCCGGAGCGATGACGCTGGGTGA